Proteins encoded together in one Rubripirellula reticaptiva window:
- a CDS encoding patatin-like phospholipase family protein → MNLNRLGALNMVDLMKLFRPRGDSENGSQRPTSQQATIALGGGGARGIAHLGVLESIATSTVQIERVVGVSIGSLVGALYCVEGDVHRAMAQVIRLLDSSDFQLGQRLMCGVAPAADSESAGGSFGWYTRLRSVLSAHRKLTRAVTSSSLISDAPLRDSIAQLIPDCDIAETAVPISIVAADLLTGQRIVLERGPLRLAIQASSAIPGIFPPVPWNGMLLCDIGVIETVPTLVAKTYNSDLTIAVDVGQSDTKVESCDTAMDVMMRMDDVGQRLMRRFYLNSADIVIRPDVGTRAWFDFTNPRRLIDAGRIATELSLNEFHRTSAA, encoded by the coding sequence CCAACTTCCCAGCAAGCCACCATTGCACTTGGCGGCGGCGGAGCGAGAGGGATCGCGCACCTGGGGGTCCTTGAATCGATCGCCACCAGCACCGTGCAAATTGAACGGGTGGTCGGCGTCAGCATCGGTAGTCTGGTCGGCGCTTTGTACTGTGTCGAGGGCGACGTTCATCGTGCGATGGCGCAAGTGATCCGCCTGCTTGATTCATCGGACTTTCAACTTGGACAACGTTTGATGTGTGGCGTTGCGCCGGCCGCAGATTCGGAAAGTGCAGGCGGTTCGTTTGGTTGGTACACACGACTACGCAGTGTCTTATCAGCACATCGCAAGTTGACTCGCGCCGTCACCAGCTCATCGCTGATATCGGATGCTCCCCTGCGAGATTCCATCGCTCAATTGATTCCCGATTGCGATATCGCCGAGACGGCAGTCCCAATATCCATCGTCGCAGCTGATTTGCTGACCGGACAGCGTATCGTTTTGGAACGTGGACCACTTCGCTTGGCGATTCAGGCTTCGTCTGCAATTCCTGGCATTTTCCCGCCGGTTCCTTGGAATGGAATGCTGTTGTGTGATATCGGAGTGATCGAAACGGTGCCGACATTGGTGGCGAAAACGTACAACAGTGATCTGACCATCGCAGTCGATGTGGGCCAAAGTGACACCAAAGTTGAATCGTGCGACACCGCGATGGACGTGATGATGCGGATGGACGACGTTGGGCAACGCCTGATGCGACGGTTCTATTTGAATTCCGCTGATATCGTGATACGCCCCGACGTAGGCACTCGCGCATGGTTCGACTTTACCAACCCACGGCGACTAATCGACGCTGGACGCATCGCGACCGAATTGTCGTTGAACGAATTCCATCGGACGAGCGCGGCTTAA
- a CDS encoding putative signal transducing protein — protein MTRLTRTLRGFSDVFEAEIIRDRLAAANIRAFVTGTDMATALSLGGAATSNGVRLEVANDDYDRAVATLADDEKRLREAGDWQCGRCSEPNEASFEVCWSCNKPRSDDDKRTRFLDTQTDTTESAAEGFGDIEVVAPDASSLDDRNPYRPVLVDESAGKDTKSRNPDAVVVTNEELDDQVRRVMVAAAASTMLLPPVSTVYVVSLLWRLPKTAYQDPSRRQRIQIAWWITMLGGFIGVGYLLIFFG, from the coding sequence ATGACCCGATTGACCCGCACGCTTCGCGGATTTTCCGACGTTTTTGAAGCCGAGATCATTCGTGATCGTTTGGCGGCTGCCAACATTCGCGCATTCGTCACCGGAACCGACATGGCAACCGCACTTAGTCTCGGTGGTGCAGCGACATCAAACGGTGTCCGTCTAGAAGTCGCCAATGATGACTACGACCGGGCGGTTGCCACGCTGGCGGATGACGAGAAACGACTTCGCGAAGCTGGCGACTGGCAATGCGGCCGATGTAGCGAGCCCAATGAAGCGTCGTTTGAGGTTTGTTGGAGCTGCAACAAGCCACGCAGCGACGACGACAAGAGGACTCGGTTCCTTGACACTCAGACCGATACGACTGAAAGTGCTGCGGAAGGATTCGGTGACATTGAAGTGGTTGCACCCGACGCGTCGTCACTCGATGATCGAAACCCCTATCGTCCCGTTCTCGTGGACGAATCAGCTGGCAAGGACACGAAATCACGTAACCCAGATGCGGTCGTCGTGACCAACGAAGAGCTCGACGATCAAGTTCGGCGAGTAATGGTTGCTGCTGCTGCATCGACGATGTTGTTGCCTCCTGTATCAACGGTCTATGTGGTATCGCTTCTGTGGCGATTGCCCAAGACGGCGTACCAGGATCCTTCACGCCGACAACGAATTCAGATTGCGTGGTGGATCACCATGCTCGGAGGATTTATCGGCGTCGGTTACCTGCTGATCTTCTTTGGTTAA
- a CDS encoding DUF4332 domain-containing protein: MLLRSFLRLFSSPTAPKPITSDTQSSVVLYAQLPKTPAKPTAARQRVGPRPLNPAGSHRERLLSMRLEHIRICSPRRCERLLELGIVTAGDLASADPERLASHFSATRKAHRMIQHYRRAIRFAASVPGMMPRDALLLVSIHRRSVRGLAAESAGTLYRDLQRFAESSQGQVLLRGRRLPSTRRLKRWIHECESMASQSAIRTRVA; encoded by the coding sequence ATGTTGCTTCGATCTTTTCTGCGACTGTTTTCGTCGCCAACGGCTCCCAAGCCGATCACGTCCGACACGCAAAGCTCGGTCGTCCTGTACGCACAATTGCCAAAGACACCTGCCAAGCCGACGGCGGCTCGGCAACGCGTCGGCCCAAGACCGCTGAACCCCGCCGGTTCGCATCGCGAGCGATTGCTAAGCATGCGGTTGGAACACATTCGAATTTGCAGCCCTCGCCGCTGCGAGCGTTTGCTTGAACTCGGAATAGTCACGGCTGGCGATTTAGCGTCAGCTGACCCCGAGCGATTGGCAAGTCACTTTAGTGCAACTCGAAAAGCGCACCGCATGATCCAACACTACCGTCGTGCGATCCGGTTCGCGGCTTCGGTGCCTGGCATGATGCCTCGCGATGCCCTGTTGCTGGTCAGTATCCACCGCCGAAGTGTTCGCGGATTGGCGGCCGAGTCAGCCGGGACGCTGTATCGAGATTTGCAACGGTTCGCCGAAAGCAGCCAAGGCCAAGTCCTGCTGCGTGGTCGACGGTTGCCAAGCACACGCCGATTAAAACGATGGATCCACGAATGCGAATCGATGGCATCGCAGTCAGCGATTCGAACACGAGTCGCTTAG
- a CDS encoding anthranilate synthase component II, with product MVVVIDNYDSFTYNLVQRLGEIDPTIDIRVFRNDELTIDQIDELSPSRVLVSPGPCTPTEAGVSVDCVTRFAGRVPLLGVCLGHQSIGQAFGGKIVRAPQLMHGKTDAIVHDDGGLFAGLANPFIATRYHSLVIEPSSLPAELVVSAWTDTGGVRQIMGVRHREFKMEGWQFHPESFLTEPGTEMLKRFLHW from the coding sequence ATGGTCGTCGTCATCGATAACTACGATTCATTCACGTACAACTTAGTCCAGCGACTCGGCGAAATTGATCCGACAATCGACATCCGTGTTTTTCGAAATGACGAGCTGACGATTGATCAGATTGACGAACTGTCGCCGTCGCGAGTCTTGGTGTCGCCCGGGCCGTGTACCCCGACCGAAGCAGGCGTCAGTGTGGACTGCGTCACGCGGTTTGCCGGTCGCGTTCCTTTGTTGGGCGTTTGCTTGGGGCACCAGTCCATCGGCCAAGCCTTCGGTGGCAAGATCGTCCGTGCACCGCAATTGATGCATGGCAAGACCGACGCGATCGTGCACGACGATGGTGGCCTATTCGCCGGCCTTGCCAATCCTTTCATCGCGACTCGCTATCACTCATTAGTGATTGAACCTTCCAGCTTGCCAGCTGAGCTGGTCGTGTCGGCGTGGACCGATACCGGCGGCGTGCGTCAGATCATGGGCGTGCGTCATCGCGAGTTCAAAATGGAAGGTTGGCAGTTTCACCCCGAGAGTTTCTTGACCGAACCGGGCACGGAAATGCTGAAGCGATTCTTGCACTGGTAG
- a CDS encoding DUF2617 family protein, whose amino-acid sequence MLSVRPKVAELAFHVFSRSLHPELYTIHKTRSVERDHYTAQIDITNCGHVVTWNAAGVTLCEVATSAQQPLPKRRCLLSKPLKGSRTERADCRQGINYRTHFQLERVEPDLFWMVQQQLGNGPTEGLLHRFDSSGRMAFGALSYVSTETRRNSMLLQAIHTFPDDFAIVKVETLFSLDGESKTA is encoded by the coding sequence GTGCTTTCGGTTCGCCCCAAAGTTGCCGAATTGGCATTTCACGTTTTCAGCCGCTCGCTCCATCCCGAGTTGTACACCATTCATAAGACGCGTAGCGTCGAACGTGACCACTACACCGCTCAGATTGACATCACCAATTGCGGTCACGTTGTAACGTGGAATGCTGCCGGTGTGACGCTTTGCGAAGTCGCAACCAGTGCTCAACAACCGTTGCCGAAACGACGCTGTTTATTGTCCAAGCCACTGAAGGGCAGCCGCACTGAACGAGCCGATTGCCGGCAGGGCATCAACTATCGCACACACTTTCAGCTCGAACGAGTTGAACCCGATTTGTTTTGGATGGTTCAACAACAACTTGGTAACGGTCCTACCGAAGGTCTGCTGCATCGATTCGATTCGAGCGGCCGAATGGCGTTTGGCGCACTCAGCTACGTCAGTACCGAGACACGGCGCAACTCGATGTTGCTGCAAGCCATTCATACATTCCCGGATGACTTTGCCATTGTAAAAGTTGAAACATTGTTCTCGCTCGACGGTGAAAGCAAAACTGCTTGA
- a CDS encoding HisA/HisF-related TIM barrel protein: MIDKIIGVIDLMNDAAVHAVAGKRSHYQPIEWCGHSPLRLAEHYWQLGVSRLYVADLDAILHGKVQTNLLVDIANQFPVDELLLDIGWKGACDSQIAAVEKLLQETGKSTCFIAATESARDTDAIDELAKLADPSRVFLSLDLRGGKTVDNTAPESEWIETAIRLNLAGVIVLDIAAVGTGAGPVTADRCRTIANTLGGPISRQSKHQRIYSGGGVRTLADVAALVDAGCHGCLVGTMLHESEVRAT; this comes from the coding sequence TTGATCGACAAAATCATCGGTGTCATTGACTTGATGAACGACGCTGCGGTTCACGCCGTTGCGGGGAAACGAAGCCACTACCAGCCTATCGAGTGGTGCGGCCATTCGCCGCTTCGACTTGCCGAACATTATTGGCAACTCGGCGTGTCGCGTCTTTATGTCGCAGACTTAGACGCCATTCTTCACGGCAAGGTTCAGACCAATTTGCTGGTTGATATCGCCAACCAGTTCCCCGTCGACGAACTGTTGCTCGACATCGGCTGGAAAGGTGCATGTGACAGTCAGATTGCGGCCGTCGAAAAGCTGCTTCAAGAAACGGGCAAGTCAACGTGCTTCATCGCGGCCACCGAATCAGCGCGCGATACTGATGCGATCGATGAACTGGCAAAACTAGCCGACCCGTCACGCGTGTTTTTAAGCCTGGATCTGCGTGGTGGGAAAACGGTTGACAATACCGCGCCGGAATCTGAGTGGATCGAAACGGCGATTCGCTTGAACTTAGCGGGTGTGATCGTGCTAGATATTGCTGCGGTTGGAACGGGCGCTGGTCCCGTCACCGCGGATCGTTGCCGAACCATTGCCAACACACTGGGCGGCCCCATTAGCCGGCAAAGCAAACACCAGCGAATCTATTCCGGTGGCGGCGTCCGAACTCTTGCTGACGTAGCCGCACTAGTCGATGCCGGATGCCACGGTTGCTTGGTCGGAACAATGCTTCACGAAAGCGAAGTTCGGGCAACATAG
- a CDS encoding TIGR00282 family metallophosphoesterase — protein MRILFLGDIVGKPGYTAVVQQAQALRAELKLDALIVNAENASDGSGLMPRQFKRLTDAGVDAVTLGDHIYRCKEIIATLKKTNRMVKPANYPADAAGRAWVVIDTPKGPLGVISVMGRVYMRPVDCPFDAVDRALEEIGDSAKHILVDVHAEATSDKQVIGRYLDGKVTAVLGTHTHVPTADACIFPGGTAFQCDVGMCGPYDSIIGRDIKRVMLATRTFEPCHFHVATRDVRLCGAIVEAKENGKAKSIERFELKVEL, from the coding sequence ATGCGGATTCTTTTTCTCGGCGATATCGTCGGAAAGCCGGGTTATACCGCCGTTGTCCAACAAGCCCAGGCATTGCGGGCCGAATTGAAGTTGGACGCGCTAATTGTCAACGCCGAAAATGCGTCGGATGGATCCGGGCTGATGCCGCGCCAATTCAAGCGATTGACCGATGCTGGCGTCGATGCAGTCACGCTTGGTGATCACATCTACCGGTGCAAAGAAATTATCGCGACGTTGAAGAAAACGAATCGCATGGTCAAGCCGGCAAACTATCCCGCCGATGCTGCTGGCCGTGCCTGGGTTGTGATCGATACCCCCAAGGGACCGCTAGGTGTGATTTCCGTCATGGGCAGAGTCTACATGCGGCCGGTTGATTGTCCGTTTGATGCCGTCGACCGAGCGCTCGAAGAAATTGGCGACTCGGCAAAACACATCTTGGTCGACGTCCACGCCGAAGCAACTAGCGACAAGCAAGTCATCGGTCGCTATTTGGACGGCAAAGTGACCGCCGTTTTGGGAACACACACTCACGTACCAACCGCCGACGCATGCATCTTTCCCGGTGGAACTGCGTTTCAGTGTGATGTCGGGATGTGCGGACCTTACGACAGCATCATTGGTCGCGATATCAAGCGAGTGATGTTGGCGACGCGGACGTTTGAGCCATGCCATTTTCACGTGGCAACGCGAGACGTTCGGCTGTGCGGTGCGATCGTGGAAGCAAAAGAAAACGGCAAAGCGAAATCGATTGAACGGTTCGAGTTGAAGGTCGAACTGTAG
- a CDS encoding tetratricopeptide repeat protein, giving the protein MFLITSTVKSKRFVLFAAAILLLLAGAVFADYWSALPAEAKATFAGRSTCIDCHQDQAAKFIGSDHDKAMDLATDQTVLGDFDDATLEHDGMTSRMFRSGKRFMVRTDGPSGELEDFEVKYVFGVYPLQQYMVEFDRTPDMPENEISRLQVLRISWDAIDKRWFYLRPPDVDDKLLPDDPLHWTGIAQRWQTMCADCHSTNLKRNFDPIANQYHTTFSEIDVSCESCHGPGSLHIELANKKSLFWDRNHGYGLAKLKGEDPQPQLQTCAPCHSRRGLLDDQFKPGDLFTDHYNLELLRPETYHADGQIKDEVYVYGSFIQSRMYHKGIRCTDCHDPHSLKLKQTGNETCTSCHQHAAGKYDVPSHHHHAVGTPGAMCVNCHMPHTTYMGVDKRRDHSIRVPRPDLSVELGTPNACSHCHVADQLQSIDDKSKESFASKEYSLWLAAAEQGNETIADAIRRTDQWCDEACEKWYGDERKTPPHFAEPIVAFRRGEPNSIEGMLQLVMQPDEMAPALARASALAELAGAGSPESLSVARKILENQNESPIVRAAAVNAFVLASPEAASRELRKLLEDSSRLVRNEAARILVASGGYQTLTGAQQLRVDRVLSEVKESLMETSDRAGAHMAWAMLCEGQGRFDEAITAYETAIRVEPSTTGARSNLATLLENLASQNPSPNSAAMLARVRELRLAELPLLRRDAELVPDNAALQYRLGLSLYLAGEMDEALRQIEKAVSLAPEVAEFRQALELLKQKLEQE; this is encoded by the coding sequence TTGTTCTTGATCACTTCGACCGTAAAGTCCAAACGCTTCGTGCTGTTCGCCGCCGCGATCCTACTGCTGCTCGCAGGCGCGGTCTTTGCCGACTATTGGTCGGCACTGCCGGCTGAAGCCAAAGCAACGTTTGCGGGACGTTCGACTTGCATTGACTGTCACCAAGACCAGGCGGCGAAGTTCATCGGGTCCGACCATGACAAAGCGATGGACTTAGCGACTGATCAAACGGTATTGGGCGATTTTGATGACGCGACCCTAGAACATGACGGAATGACCAGCCGCATGTTTCGCAGCGGCAAGCGCTTCATGGTTCGCACCGATGGCCCGTCCGGCGAACTGGAAGACTTCGAAGTCAAGTATGTCTTCGGCGTTTATCCGCTGCAGCAGTACATGGTCGAGTTCGATCGTACGCCCGACATGCCCGAAAATGAGATCTCACGTTTGCAGGTCTTACGAATCAGCTGGGACGCAATTGACAAACGCTGGTTCTATCTGCGTCCGCCGGACGTTGACGACAAACTGCTGCCCGACGATCCATTGCACTGGACCGGCATCGCGCAACGTTGGCAAACGATGTGCGCGGATTGCCATTCGACCAATCTGAAACGCAACTTTGATCCGATCGCGAATCAGTACCATACAACGTTTTCAGAAATTGACGTCAGTTGCGAATCTTGCCACGGCCCCGGCAGCCTGCACATCGAATTGGCAAACAAGAAGTCGCTATTTTGGGATCGCAACCACGGCTACGGATTGGCCAAACTGAAGGGTGAAGATCCACAACCACAACTTCAAACCTGCGCCCCGTGCCACAGTCGGCGCGGCCTGCTGGACGATCAGTTCAAGCCCGGCGACTTGTTCACCGATCATTACAATCTTGAATTGCTGAGGCCGGAAACTTATCACGCCGATGGCCAAATCAAGGACGAAGTCTATGTGTATGGTTCGTTCATCCAAAGCCGCATGTACCACAAGGGTATTCGCTGTACCGATTGCCACGATCCCCATTCACTGAAACTGAAACAAACCGGCAACGAAACCTGCACGTCCTGTCACCAGCACGCGGCAGGCAAGTACGACGTCCCATCGCACCACCATCATGCGGTTGGAACGCCCGGTGCCATGTGCGTCAATTGTCACATGCCGCATACGACGTACATGGGCGTCGACAAGCGTCGCGACCACAGCATCCGAGTTCCACGACCTGACTTGTCCGTTGAACTTGGAACGCCGAACGCGTGCAGCCATTGTCACGTCGCCGACCAATTGCAATCAATCGACGACAAATCGAAGGAATCGTTCGCGTCGAAAGAGTATTCTCTGTGGCTCGCTGCGGCCGAACAAGGCAACGAAACCATCGCTGATGCGATTCGCCGGACGGACCAATGGTGTGACGAAGCATGCGAAAAGTGGTACGGCGACGAGCGCAAGACGCCACCACATTTTGCCGAACCGATTGTTGCGTTTCGCCGCGGTGAACCTAACTCGATTGAGGGCATGCTGCAGTTAGTGATGCAGCCAGACGAAATGGCACCGGCACTTGCGCGAGCATCCGCACTTGCTGAACTCGCCGGCGCAGGATCCCCCGAATCATTATCGGTCGCCCGCAAGATCCTCGAAAATCAAAACGAGTCGCCGATCGTTCGTGCGGCAGCGGTCAACGCGTTTGTGTTGGCATCGCCCGAAGCGGCCAGTCGCGAACTGAGAAAGTTGCTGGAAGATTCATCGCGTCTGGTGAGAAACGAGGCAGCCAGAATATTGGTCGCATCGGGCGGCTACCAGACACTGACCGGTGCCCAACAGCTTCGCGTCGATCGCGTGCTGTCGGAAGTGAAAGAGTCACTGATGGAAACATCCGACCGTGCCGGAGCTCATATGGCGTGGGCGATGCTATGTGAAGGTCAGGGACGGTTCGATGAGGCGATCACTGCTTACGAAACGGCCATTCGTGTTGAACCCAGCACGACCGGGGCCCGTTCGAATTTGGCAACGCTGTTGGAAAACCTAGCTTCACAGAACCCGAGCCCCAACTCGGCAGCGATGTTGGCGAGAGTCCGCGAACTGCGTCTGGCCGAACTACCATTGCTGCGCCGTGATGCGGAACTGGTCCCTGACAACGCTGCACTTCAGTACCGTTTGGGACTATCGCTGTACCTAGCCGGCGAAATGGACGAAGCGCTTCGGCAAATCGAAAAAGCGGTTAGCCTGGCCCCGGAAGTCGCTGAGTTCCGGCAAGCCCTCGAACTCTTAAAACAAAAACTTGAACAAGAATAA
- a CDS encoding endo-1,4-beta-xylanase: protein MLRLPLALIAVLFVVATTTIADDLPAGGKPLIATGPASLHALNVRLGDGKLGTYEISKTGHTEFQQSLNIALTEQPGNTWDAAAGLPITSSVAKDDVLLVGFWMRGKPTSEVGGAVAEFVFERFSEPYTKSVQYLAETPADGSWQQYWVRFRSVEDYDAGQAGINFQLGYQPETLEIGGLQAWNFGKDIDVNTLPNTELTYAGRSLDASWRADAAKRIDELRKRDVSLAIRDRDGNPRPGAKVSVKLERHLFGFGSAVSAPMLTGNGEDNDRYRNTFKQYFNVGTIENGLKWKSWDNQWISHRETIDALRWMNEAQIPARGHVMVWPGIRYLPEWVPTIYDRPDVLSKVIDSHIREMGFATSGMVRDWDVLNEVFDNRDLTDILGDEAMVNWFKVAKDVAPDAELYYNDYAGLVRGGFPTAHKEHFVKTVRYLTTNNAPIDGIGIQGHFGALLTPPERMLAELDRYHELGLKVLITEYDVEVPGKELQSDFTRDFLTTCFSHPAVEGVVTWGFWAGAHWKPEAALFAKDWTPTAMGQQWIHMTQNEWTTQQELVADVGGKINFRGFLGQYVITVDGEASRINVTRDGEVIVQAP from the coding sequence ATGTTGCGACTGCCTTTGGCGTTAATTGCTGTACTTTTCGTAGTCGCCACCACGACGATCGCTGACGATTTGCCAGCCGGTGGCAAGCCTTTGATCGCTACCGGGCCGGCAAGTCTGCATGCACTTAACGTTCGGCTCGGCGACGGAAAACTCGGCACGTACGAAATCAGCAAAACTGGCCACACTGAATTCCAACAGTCGTTAAATATCGCCCTCACCGAGCAACCCGGAAACACTTGGGACGCGGCCGCTGGATTGCCAATCACATCATCGGTCGCCAAAGACGATGTTCTATTGGTTGGATTTTGGATGCGAGGCAAACCTACTAGTGAAGTCGGCGGCGCGGTCGCGGAATTTGTATTCGAACGCTTTAGCGAACCGTATACGAAGAGCGTCCAGTATCTTGCCGAAACGCCAGCCGATGGTTCTTGGCAGCAATACTGGGTTCGTTTCCGTAGCGTCGAAGACTACGACGCCGGCCAAGCAGGAATCAACTTCCAACTTGGTTATCAACCAGAGACGCTTGAAATCGGTGGGCTGCAAGCTTGGAATTTCGGCAAAGACATCGACGTCAATACGTTACCGAACACCGAACTGACGTACGCCGGTCGATCACTCGATGCGTCTTGGCGAGCCGACGCTGCCAAACGAATTGACGAGCTTCGCAAACGCGATGTCTCGTTGGCAATTCGCGATCGTGATGGCAATCCGCGACCGGGCGCGAAGGTTTCAGTCAAGCTCGAACGTCACTTGTTCGGATTCGGGTCGGCGGTATCCGCACCGATGTTGACCGGCAATGGCGAAGACAACGATCGATACCGCAACACATTCAAACAGTATTTCAATGTGGGGACGATCGAAAATGGATTGAAATGGAAAAGCTGGGACAATCAGTGGATTAGCCATAGAGAGACAATTGATGCGCTTCGCTGGATGAACGAAGCTCAGATCCCGGCACGCGGGCACGTGATGGTTTGGCCGGGCATCCGGTATTTGCCGGAGTGGGTTCCAACCATCTACGACCGCCCCGATGTCCTGTCCAAAGTGATCGACTCTCATATCCGCGAAATGGGATTCGCCACCAGCGGCATGGTTCGAGATTGGGACGTGCTGAACGAAGTCTTTGACAATCGTGATCTCACCGACATCCTCGGTGACGAGGCCATGGTGAACTGGTTCAAAGTGGCCAAGGATGTCGCTCCGGACGCCGAACTTTATTACAACGACTACGCCGGGCTTGTCCGCGGCGGATTTCCGACGGCCCACAAAGAACACTTTGTAAAAACAGTTCGCTATCTCACAACCAACAATGCGCCAATTGATGGTATCGGGATCCAAGGCCACTTTGGTGCACTCTTAACGCCGCCGGAACGGATGCTTGCCGAACTTGACCGATACCATGAACTCGGCCTGAAAGTCCTGATCACCGAGTACGATGTCGAGGTTCCCGGCAAAGAGCTACAGTCCGACTTCACTCGCGATTTCTTGACCACTTGCTTCTCACACCCGGCGGTCGAAGGCGTCGTGACGTGGGGATTTTGGGCCGGTGCCCACTGGAAACCCGAAGCCGCGCTATTCGCGAAAGACTGGACACCGACGGCAATGGGCCAGCAGTGGATTCACATGACGCAAAATGAATGGACAACCCAACAGGAGCTTGTCGCAGACGTGGGCGGCAAGATTAACTTCCGCGGGTTTCTTGGTCAGTATGTCATCACCGTTGATGGCGAAGCATCTCGCATCAACGTCACTCGCGATGGCGAAGTCATAGTGCAGGCACCGTAG
- a CDS encoding 6-pyruvoyl trahydropterin synthase family protein — protein MNQASFRVDVTKEQFVFSAAHFITFAGDICERIHGHNYGVRASVEGPLDKNRYVVDFIALRDAVLKQTQMLDHHIVLPSDHAEIKITSDEKETTARFRDRRWVFPNEDCVILPVINTTAEEIARVIAQRVREQTREQFGDAIDWIEVAVDENHGQWGVCRLPWKA, from the coding sequence ATGAATCAAGCTAGTTTTCGCGTCGACGTCACCAAAGAACAGTTCGTTTTTTCGGCTGCCCACTTCATCACGTTTGCCGGCGACATTTGCGAGCGAATTCACGGCCATAACTATGGCGTTCGCGCTTCGGTGGAAGGACCGCTCGACAAAAACCGCTATGTCGTTGACTTCATCGCGTTACGGGACGCCGTATTAAAACAAACTCAGATGCTCGACCATCACATCGTTTTGCCAAGCGATCATGCCGAGATTAAGATCACCAGCGACGAAAAGGAAACGACGGCAAGATTTCGTGATCGACGTTGGGTTTTTCCAAACGAAGACTGCGTGATTTTGCCAGTCATCAATACCACGGCGGAAGAAATCGCTCGCGTGATCGCCCAGCGGGTTCGCGAGCAAACACGTGAACAATTCGGCGACGCGATCGACTGGATCGAAGTCGCCGTGGACGAAAACCACGGGCAGTGGGGCGTGTGCCGATTGCCGTGGAAAGCGTAG
- a CDS encoding triphosphoribosyl-dephospho-CoA synthase, with protein sequence MADPIATLRSSIRSPSDAIRWACVLEATAPKAGNVYPSQSFADLTHVHFVTAAEITATHLGRSADRISAAMLSAVQATREATGTNVNLGIVLLLGPLVAAEQLVGGSWQSRIAKMLASLDSLDGGNIYSAINVAVAGGLGEVDAMDVSNPGTEIDIRSAMVLARDRDRIALQYATDFRDLFDNVVPMVERSIVEAGDMLIGIARAHVRLLASAPDTLIERKSGQAVANEVQRNAQAVDVDDPASMQRFDDSLRSPDHRLNPGTTADLIAAALYVLLRQNPQATKSST encoded by the coding sequence ATGGCTGATCCCATTGCCACGCTGCGAAGCAGCATTCGGTCCCCGTCGGACGCGATCCGGTGGGCATGCGTTTTGGAAGCGACCGCGCCGAAGGCTGGGAATGTTTATCCGAGCCAATCGTTTGCCGATTTGACGCATGTGCATTTTGTGACGGCTGCCGAGATTACAGCGACGCATTTAGGCCGGTCGGCTGATCGCATCAGTGCCGCCATGTTGTCCGCCGTCCAAGCGACGCGTGAAGCCACGGGGACTAACGTGAATTTGGGAATCGTGCTGCTGCTTGGGCCCCTGGTCGCGGCCGAGCAACTGGTGGGCGGATCATGGCAGTCTCGGATAGCGAAAATGTTAGCGTCGCTGGATTCACTCGACGGAGGCAACATCTATTCGGCAATCAACGTCGCTGTCGCCGGCGGGCTTGGCGAAGTGGATGCAATGGATGTCAGCAATCCAGGCACTGAAATTGATATTCGATCTGCGATGGTTTTGGCACGTGATCGAGATCGTATCGCGCTGCAATATGCTACAGATTTTCGCGATCTGTTTGATAACGTCGTGCCCATGGTCGAACGCTCCATTGTCGAAGCGGGTGACATGTTGATCGGAATCGCTCGTGCTCATGTTCGGCTGCTGGCTAGTGCACCCGATACGCTGATCGAGAGAAAAAGCGGTCAAGCGGTTGCCAACGAGGTACAAAGGAACGCGCAGGCCGTCGACGTCGATGATCCGGCATCCATGCAGCGTTTTGACGATTCACTTCGCAGTCCTGACCACCGACTCAATCCTGGCACCACTGCTGACCTGATCGCGGCCGCACTCTACGTGCTGCTGCGACAAAATCCTCAAGCTACAAAGTCATCAACATGA